A genomic region of Arachis hypogaea cultivar Tifrunner chromosome 5, arahy.Tifrunner.gnm2.J5K5, whole genome shotgun sequence contains the following coding sequences:
- the LOC112800152 gene encoding ubiquinol oxidase 2, mitochondrial-like, with product MMMTMVRTAAGGGGARVANTAVIVAANRLFSTAGRGGVAAAAAARGIGNEVGVGGPNKLGYWIRASMIDGGRSESTMALSSEKEKNNEEKKKIGSSSESVGNKENSNDKGIIASYWGINPSKITKEDGTEWKWNCFRPWETYKADLNIDLKKHHAPVTFLDKMAYWTVKSLRFPTDLFFQRRYGCRAMMLETVAAVPGMVGGMLLHCKSLRRFEHSGGWIKALLEEAENERMHLMTFMEVAKPKWYERALVIAVQGVFFNAYFLGYLVSPKFAHRMVGYLEEEAIHSYTEFLKELDKGNIENVPAPAIAIDYWQLPPDSTLRDVVMVVRADEAHHRDVNHFASDVHYQGRELRETAAPIGYH from the exons ATGATGATGACGATGGTTCGTACcgctgctggtggtggtggtgctagGGTGGCCAACACTGCTGTGATTGTTGCAGCTAACCGTTTGTTCTCCACCGCGGGCCGTGGCGGcgtggcggcggcggcggcggcgagaGGTATTGGTAATGAAGTCGGTGTTGGTGGTCCGAACAAGTTAGGGTATTGGATTAGAGCATCAATGATTGATGGAGGAAGGAGCGAGAGCACTATGGCCTTGTCATCGGAGAAGGAGAAGAacaatgaagagaagaagaagattggaTCGTCTTCTGAAAGTGTTGGGAACAAAGAGAATAGTAATGATAAGGGTATTATCGCGAGTTATTGGGGTATCAATCCATCTAAGATTACCAAAGAGGATGGCACAGAATGGAAATGGAACTGCTTCAGG ccATGGGAGACATACAAAGCGGATCTGAACATTGATTTGAAGAAGCACCATGCGCCGGTAACATTTCTGGACAAGATGGCTTATTGGACTGTTAAATCGCTCAGATTCCCCACTGATCTATTCTTTCAG CGCCGATATGGATGCCGAGCAATGATGCTGGAGACAGTGGCAGCTGTTCCTGGCATGGTGGGAGGGATGCTCCTCCACTGCAAATCGCTGCGACGATTCGAGCACAGTGGTGGCTGGATCAAAGCTCTGCTGGAAGAAGCAGAGAACGAGCGCATGCACCTAATGACCTTCATGGAAGTGGCCAAGCCAAAGTGGTACGAGCGTGCTTTGGTGATAGCAGTTCAAGGTGTTTTCTTCAATGCCTACTTCTTGGGGTATTTGGTGTCTCCCAAATTTGCACACCGCATGGTTGGGTACCTTGAGGAGGAAGCAATACACTCCTACACTGAGTTCCTTAAGGAGCTTGACAAGGGCAATATAGAGAATGTGCCAGCACCAGCCATAGCCATCGACTATTGGCAGCTTCCACCTGATTCTACTCTAAGGGATGTGGTTATGGTCGTCAGAGCCGATGAAGCGCACCACCGTGACGTCAACCACTTTGCATCG GATGTACATTATCAAGGCCGAGAGTTACGAGAGACTGCTGCTCCAATTGGTTATCACTAA